The genome window TGGCGTGGCAATGTCCTCTTCTCctcaagaggaagaagactacCTTGTGGCTGTCAAGTTTACGGGACGTCCGGTGAGTATATATAAGCCGAGTGACACTAAGGCGGTCCATCTCATTTTGCCTCATAATGTATTCGATCATTTTGAACCATCCAAGTTGATGTATTCCAAGAGAGATCAAAGGTTCTACATGCCAAGTTCTGGTGGCCACCACTTGTGGTCTTGGGATGGTCTTGAATCCACGAAGCCTGAGTTCCATGAGTTCCGCTTTCACAACCTTCCTCAGTTTTCTCATTCCGAGTTGCAGCTTTTGGATTCTTGTCATAAGACACAACACCTTGTGGAGTCTCCCTCAGGACAACGATTCCTAGTCAAATGGTAACGAGGTTCTCTTTGTCTATTTGCTATTTGCTATTTGCTATTATTACAAgcttattttcataatatatgatatttgcTTTAATGCGCAGATATTAagaatttaattataaataaaaacattataattcGCTATatagtttttgataaagttaaaagATATGTAAAATGTCTTATATTTGAAATAACAAAAGTCTCGTAAAGTATCCATTTTGACTTGGTTTGGCAGGTATATCCAGAGTATCAAGGCATTAAGATTCGACTGTGGTGGCACAAAGCGGTTCATGGTGTTTAGAGAAGAGGAAGATATGAACATGTGTTACACAGAAGACATTGGTGATCTCTGCATGTTCCTCGGCGATAACGAGCCTTTTTGTGTCAATGCCAGCTTATTCCCGGGCTTAAACCCTAACTCCATCTATTTCGTCGGTGAAGGCTTTGGTGAAGGTTATGGTGTTTACAATATCGCCACTAGAACCCCACGTTCCTTCAAACCCAAGCCTGCTACCTCTGATTCACCTAGCGGCCAAGGTTTTATGCTTCCTCTCTGGGCTCCTCACTGGCTTCCTCCGTTTCCTCTCTAAGTtgttatgttttagaaaaactaaaaagaaaatttgcagTAGACGTGTCTTCTTAATTACCATCTTGGTACTGTTAGCTCCCAACTTGTGTACTATCTGATCAGTAGTAAAATCCCTGGATCATCATCCATTGCGTTTTTCAATGGCTCTATATTATTTCTACTCctggattaaaaaaaaaaaaaaataatatatatatatatatatatatatagctagaAAGAGCTGTCCAAAGAGAGAAGACACATACTAGGAAGAGATGATCTCGAGAACAAGAACCACCTTTAAAAAGATGGTCCACCATAATGACAAGGATTAATCATTGGCTGAAGATATGGTCAATCAGCTTCTTTTTCTACATGATATATACGTATAGATAGGTCGAATATTCGAGTCTAAAGGAACAAACAAGTGGTGAGATGTTCAGCTTTTGGATATCTTCTTGTCCAAGTAAATGGCCATATGCTGATAGGAGAAggattggtttggtttgcttttTAGAACCTTTTCTGCTGCATGATGTGAAACCCTTCTCTTAACTTCCAGTTTTATATGCTTAGAAATCTTTGGCCTTTTGGGATTGGGTGTTTGATGCCTTTCTCGGTCTCTTTTGTTTCAAGACTTGGAGAAATCTCTTAGTAGTAAGATTAAACCGGAGAAGACAAGTTTTTACTGCACTTTCTTATTACTTCTAGAACCCACAGTTCTATTTGAAGTATcaacaatatataaaatctttcttaaaaggaaaaaaaaagaaagaaaagaagacgAACCATATAGATTGTGTGGCGCATCATAGTCGGTTGATCAGATTGTGTGGAGAGGCGTGACTTCCACGTTAGGTTAGTCAATCTCATAATGAAGGTTTTCTACAATGCGTTAAGTGTATCCTTCAAAGTTGTCGCATCATGTCTAactaaatactttttaaaatgaCCTTTGTAGCATAACTTGAATGTATCGTACCAATGTATCGTGTTTAACACATGATCATATCTTCCATCTCTCTTGGAATACATCAACTTGCATTGTTCATCACATTCATCAACATCCAAGGGTTTAGCATCTTTGTAGAAGCGTTCAAGTAGAtatcagaagaagaaggaaacagAGATTATGTCTCTTTCTGAGTTAGTCGCTTCTTGAGTTGATCTAAGACACAAACTAGTTGTTTGGTTGGTCACAAGTAGAAggggtttctttttttttttttagaaggGGTTTCAAGTagttaccatattttaaatgaaGATCGTTTATTCATTTAAACACacaaattacatttaaaaaaaacatacaaaacaaacatatttaaCAGATACCAATACAACTTAAAACACTcacgatcttcttcttcttcttcaagcatCTTCCTCATGCAGCCACCTCAGCTATGGTGTCAGACAGCTGGCCGTATTCAAGCGTGAGTGAGCAACGGTTATCTCTTTTCAAGCTCCTCAAGAGATAATTTGTTGTTTCCTCTTCGTAGGTAACCTCTCCATTCTCGAGGGTCTTTTCCACCGTGACCTTGTACTCGTAATCCATGATCACATACTTGCTCCTGTTGTGATCTTCACCGGCGGTATACTCTCCCTCTATGCCTAGAACTGTCTTGACATAATCGGCTCCGGCAATGTACATTGTTGCAGCTTTCCCGTCACGTTTAGCTTCCCTAACCGCAGTCTTGTAGCCCTCTTTAACGTGACGGATCAAAAAATTACGTACTGAActcattttcttttctctgttttttcttcttggcGTTATCTTTCTTTTTGGTGGTTTGGTCTAATAGAAATTGTGTTTATTTTATAGgcagaaaaaaagagaagcatTTAATAAGAAGACAAATTGTGTTCAAATATAGGAGAATCTTCTTGAAGCTCTGCAACTTCAATGTTTAGTTTATTTGAAGTAAACAAAGTAAATAATGCATGTCATTGATATCAGAGCTCAGTGGTGGTATGGCCACAACCCAATAATTCATTGACTTGAATTGATCACCCGGGAAGTGGTACATGCTGCTAAGAGCGAGGTAAATATGCTTTTGCTTCAGTTTATAAAGTACTCCACAAGTAATCATCCCTGAGAATAAGCAAAACCCGTGTACCGCATATAGCGCCATGATGATTGTTGGACATGGGTTTTACCCCCAACAAGGCCTATAAGATAATGGGCTCAGCCCATTTAAAAGGAGGTGACTAGGAAAACCCTAGACCTCATCcttctataaataaggaggCATCCCCTCCTTAAGAAGGATCCTCTCTTTGAGATCTTGCCTCTCTTCTCACTTTTTAGAGAGAAACACCAAATCACATGCTTTCTTCTAAGCACTTGTGACCTTTCGTTGTAGAACTACGATTGGCTTGATCCCCTTtcggggtacgtaggcaaccctTCATCGGATCCAGCTATAACATATTACACATCTtttactctccatctatccagtTCAAGCTCATTATGAAGACCTCTCCTAATCCCACCATCGAAATCAGTCTACCCCTACGAAGCACCGATTTCGGTTcaaacaattggcgcccaccgtggggcatGGAGAAGTATCTTCGAAGAAGATTGGACTCGGAGTCCGTTTGGCCGTTTGGTCGTCACCGTTCGCTCTCTCGATTACTCGATACGGTTCGTTCTCTCGCGGTTATTCGACAcggttcgctctctcgcggttactcagCACGGTacgctctctcgcggttactcgacacggttcgttctctcgcgattactcgtcaccgttcgctctctcgcgatTACTCGACACAGTTCGtttctctcgcggttactcagCACGattcgctctctcgcggttactcgtcACCATTCGCTCTCTCGCAGTTATTCGAcaccgttcgctctctcgcggttacttggcaccgttcgctctctcgcgattactcgtcaccgttcgctctctcgcAGTTATTTGACACtgttcgctctctcgcggttactcgacacggttcgttctctcgcggttactcggcacagttcgctctctcgcggttactcggcaCGACTCGATCTCTTGCGGTTACTCGACTCGTTCTCTCACGGTTACTCGATACGCAGTTACTCGGGACCGCGGTTACACGACCACAAGGTTGAGAGTCTTGCGGATACTCGGACGTGGAGGAGAAGATTCATCTCGCTTCCCTTTGCAACTCTTTGTCGATCATAATTTCGAGTTGAGGGAAGATACACAAGTGGAGGCTTTTGGTCGGCACACGGCGCAGTTTCTCGCTGAGAGCTCATCACATTGCCATGTAACAGAGGCAAGGTTCTGGTAtgattttgtctctctgatCCTAATTGAATTTGGACTTTTGCCAAGTTACTTACGCTAAGGCACGAGTACAGCTTACCTTTTTCAGAAATGGGTTTACAAACTTGCTTTTTACTAGGCACGAGTTAGTCGTAAACTCGTCTTTTACTAGGTACGAGTTGAATAAACTTGTCTTCTACTAGACATGAGTTTCATTCAACTCACCTTTTTCTAGACACGAGTTACCGACAACTCGCCTTTATCGAGCACGAGTTTAGTAAACTCTTTCTTTACTAGGCATGGCTTACTCGCCGAGCTATAGTTCTTAGGCATGGGTTTGATAAACTCGCCTTTTACAAGGCACGAGTTATACGCCGAAGCACGGTAAACTTGCCTTCCACTAGGCACGAGTTACTCGCCGAGCTACGACTCCTAAGCACGAGTTTATTTAAACTTGCCTTCTACTAGGCACAAGTTCAAAGTAAACTCGCTTGGATCGTTAAATGTAAATGCGCTGAGTCCATTGTCTTATAAACCTCTTCGTAAAATTCGCAGAGATCAacttcatctctctcaacgAACTGGGGGGGGCTTACTGTTGGACATGGGTTTTACCCCCAACAAGGCCTATAAGATAATGGGCTCAGCCCATTTAAAAGGAGGTGACTAGGAAAACCCTAGACCTCATCcttctataaataaggaggCATCCCCTCCTTAAGAAGGATCCTCTCTTTGAGATCTTGCCTCTCTTCTCACTTTTTAGAGAGAAACACCAAATCACATGCTTTCTTCTAAGCACTTGTGACCTTTCGTTGTAGAACTACGATTGGCTTGATCCCCTTtcggggtacgtaggcaaccctTCATCGGATCCAGCTATAACATATTACACATCTtttactctccatctatccagtTCAAGCTCATTATGAAGACCTCTCCTAATCCCACCATCGAAATCAGTCTACCCCTACGAAGCACCGATTTCGGTTCAAACAATGATGTTGTTCCATGCATGAAACAACGTCCTTAAACACGATCGACGTGGTCGTCGAAACATTTTCTTGCAACCTTGGGGGACACGTACGTGGTGGCATACATGTGACTTCAAGATGATTACTTCTGGAGAAAGAGCTAGGTAACTGAACCTGAAACGGTAAAGGCCAGAGGAGGTGATTCATGGCGGATGTTTGGTCTTGTTCCTGCGATTTGGCGCTTAATTTATTGACTAACACGAAATGTTGGTGAAAACAAAGAAAGTTTGCTTTTATGtcatttttcaatatatttatatgtttgagAAGTCAATTTCATACCTATCGTATTCATCTTTATTTTTAGAATGATTAACTACAATGATAACattaatcaataaaatttattgttaaaatattatcattgatatttttaattaactttattaatatttatttccaAATTTACATGACGCACTCTTTATTGGTTATGGATTGATATGGACAAACTCAAGAGGAGTAATCTAGTTACTGGATGCAAAGAACAAGAGGCGACACATCTCACCATTACATCCAGAACTTGAGGAGTTATCATGGGCAATAGAGTGCATGCTAAGGCTATCGACTTGTCAATCTTTTGGCACTGACTGTAGGGATTTAGTCTTGATGATCCACAACCCTTGAGCATGGCCAAACTTATCTACTGAACTAAAGCAGCTGAAGATATTGAAGGACAGATTCACGGAGTTCTCGCTAATTTTTATTCCTCATTCTCAAAATATATCATTTGATTCATTAGTTAAGATAGCAAAATCATTTACAAGGATTTGTATTACATTGGTtattctattccggtctggttccCAAGACCACCATCAAGCATGAGTAATAGAATTACCATTTGATGAAAAAAATCACCTTTtatcaaaaaggaaatatatttaataaatatataacattttaataacatgtaatttaataaaaatgaatttccTTTATACAACTCAAAAggattttaatataaaaatacaatatctttaatataaatatatcattacagtttttatataaaaatcttgtaatttaataaaaagatatatataaaaaccaaaaaggaatataatataaatatgtattataaatagtataaaacatataaaatacatcTAAACTATAACTTaagaaaaactaattatttttatatatcaaaataatgtaataacaaaaagataatatatttaatatataaatatataacagcttcttttatatttataacatattttaattaaaaaataataattcccCTTAAAATCCCAAAGTTATAATTGCTTTCCTAAATAACATTGTTTAAATCAGTTTTCTTATGACATGATAATTTCTAATCTCTCATTAGTAAACTAAATACATtaaattagtaataaatatattttaagatataaaaacatttttatcttatttagaAATTTGGTAGAAACATTTTTGTGTaggatataatttttaaaaatcttatttataattttttcacaTTACTCAAACATCATAATTACTATTAACTCTATTTTAAtcactttttaatttataatcaataatttttaataaaattaaaaattctcAACTTAATGATAtatggattttaattttttatataaataaataattaattctttGAAGTTTGAACCATCAGTTTAAATAGTTCAATATCTAAGATACTACTTTATTCACGaaacattattttttctttgtaaaactACACAGCCATCATTTTGGTATATAAATTCATTCATCtttgaataaatgaaatatcGAAGCGAATATCataaaatgaatatttcaaataacttagttaactaaatattttaccGAGACAACatttataatatgtaatataGCTACCTAAAACTTTAGtatttgtaatgtttttttacTTCACATGTATTGATATTTCGGTTTAGAATGTGgtatatacaatttatattcAATGTTGCTTCATAAAGTAAAAtcaaatatgttatttataaataaaattttctaaaacattagatagctttaatttaatttatgtttatgtgTACCTTTTAAATGTAaagttgtattttaaataatgaaattttaaactgattttaaacaatatttttaattttatttgtttataaaatggTAAGTATTTgtgatgataaaatataaaatataaattataactgAAAGAActatacaaataataaaaaaactaactaCATAAGATTAAAATCAAATTAGAACTTTAGAAACAAATATCATAGCAAAATTAAATTTCTGAAAATAAAGTATATTAAAACATCACAATTCAATAACTCACAAAATAACatgtttaactaaaataatttaaaataaaacactaaactaaacaaaaataaatatgaataactATTAGAATTTaggttttatatatatgtggaTGAATCACCTAGTTATATAATTGCTTTGTAACGAGAACCTAGTTACATTATTTGGGTCATCCTtaatatatctaatctattaaaatagaagtatattttttatttagccCTAAGTTTTCCACAAAAATTACATCCATATGCCAtggtatttaaattttaattaaaaacttatgGAAACTAATTGTAACTACCTAGCTATTTATACTGTTTTACTTGAGTGAATATAGATTACCATGTAACCATAGTGTAGGTATACGATGtcattttctattattttaccTACAATCTGAAATGATATTTAACATATACAGTACTTGTGGAATATTAgacatcacatatatattgttaatgTATAAAATTCTaggtaaaatttaaatataatggtcttggtttctttttgaaaatattttgggGAAGTAATTCAAATAGAATAGcgtttgttttgttattttaaaatatgacaaattgcatctttatattaaacacaatatagttatcaaaattattCATTCAAATATAATGGTCTTggtttctttttgaaaatagtaCAAAACccatatttatattatacacaatgtaattatcaaaaatatttatctaattaatttaaaaaagtttgaaacaaataaaacaaaaaatattgtcaCTATTTTATAACTGGGTTTAATAAAATCTCGAGCTTTAAAAGATatgttattataattattacttAAAGATTTCTTATcatcatcaaaaatatatacaacaaaaaatatatttagccattattttcaaattaaaaaggaaataaatcccTGATTAATAGATATCAGATAAAATCTTTCTATCAcgaaagatttaaaattattcaataATAATGATTTACAAACTATGGACACATAAAACAAACACGATTGCTATCCATTTAGTCTCATCTTACTTTTCTTTTAGGTATGTAGGTAATTAATAGACTAATTAGGTTCTGGTTCCATGTCTACAATGGGTCCGATCCGATCCAATCTTGTTGGTTGCGTTTGTAACCACGAACGATACAAATAACTTGTATGTTCATTTTTGAAATGATAGCATGCATATATCGTAAATATATTACTAAGGGTATCAATGGTGTGTAGATTAAAATGTCACAATCAAAAGATATAGAGTGGTTCACTATTGGTAAGAAGGGAAGACGTAGACGAGGTAGTGCTGACCGTCAATCTCTCTAGAACTTAAATTCCATCAAGTTTTTATCTTCATTTATGTTCTgcttttaaaatttgtgttCGCTTGTCAATCACTTTGGTTATCTTTTCATTCTGAACTCTACAGTTGTGTCATTTTCTTGTAAAATTTCTAGTATTCAATAGTAagccatttttcaaaaaaaaaagcatcaaACAAACTGAGCAATGGAAAAAAGGTTATGAGCAAAGTTGAGAgaattttttagcaaaaaataaaaaaactgagggaattcttagcaaaaaaaaaatgtgagagAACTAGAGTAACTAGCTAATATCTAAAATCAATTAAGTAGAAGAGAGAACTGATTACAAAACATGGAGTCATTgattagaaaagaaaactatGTTCAAATTTAGGAGAATCTTTTCTTTGTTGTCATTGCTGTGCAGTTTAAATGTTACCATATTTGAggtaatcaaaagaaaataatgcaTAGTCATTCAAAACATTGATATTTGTGTTCAGTGGTATATATGTCCACAAATATATGATGTCTATGAGATATGTTGGATGATTTTATTATTGCATATTTATATCTAGACTTAGAAATGCTATATAATATGTGTGTATCTAGACGTaggaatgtttttttttttttgattaaccagaTCGGAGGTTCGGGCCTTTGGCCCTAATCCCCCTACCTAGGCCCGGAGCCAGCCTGTGTCTGTACCTGTTAAGGCCCTGGACATTCCTCCTACGGTGGATCGAACCCAGGAGCGCAACACCACCAACGGCTGCGCTTAAACCAATCGAGCTGCCACATCCGTGGTTAGACGTAGGAATGTTTTAACCAGATCTTTTGTTGTTATCTCGGTTTTGATACTGACAAAAGAAAGAACCTATGTATGTGTATATAGAATTTCTACGTCTAGATACAAACATAGTATACAGTTTAAAAACTCGATATAActgttttgttttagaaaatacaGCTAAAACCGTTCGTGATGCACCTCATGGAACTAAACTACTAAAGGAACGATCGTCAAACATAGTGGTTTTAAGGCTCTATGTATTTGTATGTATAGTTTCTACGTCTAGATACACACATGTCTTTTCAAACTCAATTGCACTGTTttgttttggaaaaatattGAAGCTAAAACTGTTTTACTTGGTGCATAGTAAAGATGTATTGTGTACAAGTTCGATcacaatatttttctttttttcatctGTCACAAGATTTATACGTATCTTTTATTCTACTTctacatacatatattatatacatatctTGGCTGGATGATAGTTTGGTTTACAATTGTACTGTATgttatctttcctttttttggagaatgttatctttctttttctataagttaatttagtaaaataataacaTTGATGTGGTTGGTACTGGTAGAAACAGTAATGGGGTATTTATTCAGTTAAGGCTAAATAAAGTACTTGATGTCTTGTAAAGAATCTTGTGTACAAATTTGGTCACAAGATTTTCGGTAAAATGGAGAAACATGGTTTGGAAACAGAGGACAAAAGgagtgtgtgagagagagatgacTTTTTCTCGTGGCAATAACTTTGGTCTTGAATCTACTCTAGAAGGTTTGAAAAAGGCCCTCACATTGAGTCTGAAAGAAGTTGCTGAAACTACTTTGAAAAGTATAtaggtatataattttaaaatattaaaacctaCAGGCCAACACCCCAAAAGATTTACACCAATCATAGCTTTAAATTTGTTCCAAATGTGGCTTAAGCTTCTTTctgattcatcatcatcttcactGTCACAATCACTATGTTCTTAAAGTAGTGTTGAGAGATTTAGGGATgtacttaacaaaaaaaacggTCAAGTTTGTTTacaataaatttagtaaaatgtttttgttttgtactCTTATTACATCCAGagaatgtaaaataatttttttttttgttggtgcTCCAAAGAATAAAAAACTAGTATTGAAACCCTAATAATATCTGTTCCTCACTGTTCCGACACTAACGCCTTTCCCATATCATGTTCAAGACAAAAATAACACATGATATACTGATCATCAAAATATACAATTTCAATGTTTCCTTCAGGatcttaaaaaaatgtaaaaaaaaaagattttaggTATTACTCACTCGGTTATACTGAATCTTGCAGATGTCAATTGAGGTCTGCGAGAGTTCAGGGTATCTCTGCTTGAGACAAAAGAGTAAGCTCCTGGTCCCCCGGCTCGAGCCGGGAGGTTGTCATTCTCACGTTCAGCATCACCTTCCATCATGTCCCATGAGGACTTAGAGTGACTCAACCCTCCAGTCTTACACCTCCATGTTACCATAAACCAGTGACGCCTCGACTTTGTCGGCGCGAGCTCAAGCGCCTCGTGCTCCGATAAATATCGATAAGCTGGTCTGGATA of Raphanus sativus cultivar WK10039 unplaced genomic scaffold, ASM80110v3 Scaffold1589, whole genome shotgun sequence contains these proteins:
- the LOC130504449 gene encoding uncharacterized protein LOC130504449, with the protein product MSSSLLPSLSSKPSLRKLALRCQTLRTFSSSSTTTNPYLLYRVTCCGKEGDEESPGVMTQLHMFDPAKEEHIIVGDMPFPKELVGSSLVGSSNGWGVFLWGKRSILISDFCNPLSFKSKPKFIPLLPRPDIISCQADLVSGVAMSSSPQEEEDYLVAVKFTGRPVSIYKPSDTKAVHLILPHNVFDHFEPSKLMYSKRDQRFYMPSSGGHHLWSWDGLESTKPEFHEFRFHNLPQFSHSELQLLDSCHKTQHLVESPSGQRFLVKWYIQSIKALRFDCGGTKRFMVFREEEDMNMCYTEDIGDLCMFLGDNEPFCVNASLFPGLNPNSIYFVGEGFGEGYGVYNIATRTPRSFKPKPATSDSPSGQGFMLPLWAPHWLPPFPL